From the Mycobacterium sp. 155 genome, the window TCGGCGCACCTGGGTCGTCATCGTCGGTTGCGAGCAGTGGTCGAGGTAGGCCAGGTCGGAGATCCGGGCTTGGCCCTGATCCTCGATCGTGGACAGCAACCGCGCCTGCGCCCACGGCAGCGGCAGCCGGGTACGTTGGTTGGCGAGGCGATTCAGTCGCGCTACGACAGAGAGCAATTCCGCACCGAGTTCGCTCTTGCGTTGAGTCACGGTGTCCTCCACGATGGGGGTCGGCATTTCACCATAGTTACATAGATTCTCTATGTAGTCCATGGGTCCCGTGGTGTCGCCTGTCACATGACGGCCATCGGACCACACCGATTCCGGCTGGCAGAATCGAGAAATGACCGCTCCCGGATCGGCGATCCAGCCACGGACAGCGGGTCCGTTGACCCCCGGCGAACTCGCCCAGGCTGCCGTGATGGCGGCGTTGTGTGCCGCCACGGCCATCATCGCGGTGGTGGTGCCGTTCGCAGCGGGCCTGTCGATGCTAGGCACCGTGCCGATGGGCCTCCTGGCTTACCGCTACCGGATGCGGGTGCTGCTCGCAGCCACCGTCGCCGGCGCCACCATCGCATTTCTGATCGCCGGACTGGGCGGCTTCATGACCGTGGTCAACTGCGCCTACATCGGTGGGCTGACCGGCATCGTGAAACGACGCGGACGCGGCACTCCGACGGTGCTGGCGGCGGCCGTCGTCGCCGGTGCGTTGTTCGGTATGGTGCTGGTCGGGGCCATGACCGTGCTGTCGCGGTTGCGCGTTCTCGCGTTCGAATCGATGACCGCCAATATCGACGGTCTGGCCGTGGCCATGGCGCGGGTCCCCGTCCTGCGGGACTTCGCCGACCCGCTCAAGCACGGCTTCGCCACGCTGCTGGACTACTGGCCCGTGCTGATCCTCGGCTCGGGGGTATTCAGCATTTGTTTCGTCAGCCTGGTGGGCTGGTGGGCGCTGTCGAGGGTGCTGGCCCGGCTGTCCGGTGTCCCCGATGTCCACAAACTCGTCGCCGACACCGCGGCGGGCGCGGTGGCGCCGGTGCCCGCCCGGCTGGCCGATGTTCGTTTCCGGTACCCGGGTGTCGACCACGACGCGCTCGGCCCGGTGTCGATGGATCTGCGGCCGGGCGAACATGTCGCAATCACCGGCCCCAACGGTTCCGGCAAGACCACTCTGATGCTGGTACTGGCAGGACGCGAACCCACGGCGGGCACAGTCGAACGCGCGGGCGCGGTCGGGCTGGGCCGCATCGGTGGAACCGCGGTGATCATGCAACACCCCGAAAGCCAGGTGCTCGGTACCCGGGTCGCCGACGATGTGGTGTGGGGGCTCCCGCCCGGCACGACGACAGATGTGGACCGGCTGTTGACCGAGGTCGGCCTCGACGGGCTGGCCGACCGGGACACGGGCGGGCTGTCCGGAGGCGAACTGCAGCGGTTGGCAGTCGCGGGTGCGCTCGCGCGGGAACCCGCCCTGCTCATCGCCGACGAGGTCACCAGCATGGTCGATCAGCACGGCCGCGACACCCTGATGACCGTGCTGTCGGGCCTGACCCAGCACCACCGGATGTCGCTGGTGCACATCACCCATTACGACGCCGAAGCGTCGTCGGCGGACCGTACGGTGAACCTGGGCGGCACAACCGACAACACCGACATGGTGCAGACCGCCGCCGTACCCGCCGGCACCATTCCCGGACATGAATCCGGTGCACCCGTGCTGGAACTGACGGCGGTCGGGCACGAGTACGCCAGCGGAACCCCGTGGGCCAAAACGGCCTTGCGAGACATCACGTTCACCGTCAACGAGGGCGACGGGCTTCTGATCCACGGCCTCAACGGTTCCGGCAAGTCCACCCTTGCGTGGATCATGGCCGGACTCACCGTGCCCACCTACGGCGCTTGCCTACTCGACGGTGCACCGGTGTCCGGTCAGGTCGGCGCCGTGGCGATGTCGTTCCAGGCGGCGCGCCTGCAGTTGATGCGCAGCAACGTCGAACGGGAGATCGCCTCGTCCGCTGGCTTCCCGGTCGAGGATCAGGCCCGCGTCGCGGCGACGCTGGCCACTGTCGGCCTGGATCCGGGACTGGCTCGGCGCCGCATCGACCAGCTCTCCGGCGGCCAGATGCGCCGGGTGGTGCTCGCCGGTCTGCTCGGCCGGTCACCGCGTGCGCTCATCCTCGACGAGCCGTTGGCCGGTCTGGACGCGGCCAGCCAGCGCGGATTATTGCGGTTGCTGGAGGATCTGCGGCGTGACACGGGGCTGACCGTCGTCGTCATCTCGCATGACTTCTCGGGCTTGGAGGACCTCTGCCCGCGCGCCTTGCATCTGCGCGAGGGAGTATTGGCGATGGCGCCCAGTGCAGCCGGAGGTGCCCGGTGACTGCGCCTTCCCGGGGACAACGCAGACCCATGGTGCTCCTGCGCCCGATACCCGGAGACAGCGTCATCCACCAACTGTGGGCCGGCACCAAGTTTCTGGCAGTCGCAGGCGTCGGAGTGCTGCTGACCTTCTATCCCGGCTGGGTGCCCATCGGATTCATCGCGGTACTGGTTCTGGTAGTGGCTCGGTTGGCGCACATCCCGCGGGGCGCGGTGCCGTCGGTGCCGTTCTGGCTGTGGATTCTGCTGGCGCTCGGTGCGGCGACCGCGACACTGGCCGGCGGTGCCCCGATCGTCGATGTCGGGTCAATACACATCGGCCTGGGCGGGCTGCTCAACTTCCTGCGCATCACCGCGTTGTCGATCGTCCTGCTGGGCCTCGGTGCCCTGGTGTCATGGACCACCAACGTCGCCGACATCGCTCCCGCTGTCGCGACATTGGGCCGCCCACTGCGGTTCGTGGGTGTCCCGGTGCACGACTGGGCGGTGACGATCGCGTTAGCGCTGCGGGCCTTCCCGATGCTGATCGACGAGTTCCGCACTCTCTACGCGGCGCGACGGCTGCGACCCAAGGAACGGGCCGAGTCCTTCGGGGCTCGCAGGCGGCAACGAGTGGGCGATCTCATCGACCTGTTGGCTGCATCCGTGACCGTGGCGTTGCGTCGCGCCGACGAGATGGGCGACGCTATCACCGCGCGCGGTGGCGCAGGCCAGATCTCGGCGTTGGCGTCCCGGCCCAAGGCTCGTGACTGGGTGGCGTTCGCGGTACTGATCGTGGTGTGCGGCAGTGCGTTGGCGTTGGAGCTGACGGTGCTCGGCACCAGCTCGCCGCGTAGGTGAGCAAATTAGCCAGTCAGCGTGCCGCTGCTCCGTTGGCAGCCCATTGCGCATCGGCCAGACTGGACGCGACGTCCCTGCGGCCCAGAAACATCTCGTCGAAATAGGGTCGCAGTGCCTGATATCCGGCGGGGAACCCAGGGCCTCCTGGCGCCGAGACGCGTGGTCCGCGCAGCACCCGGAAGAAGGGGCTGACGTCGACGCCCCGTGACTTCCAGTAGTCGTGGTAGACCGGTTGAGCCGCGAGCACCGCAGGCACTGCGGCGCCGTGCGCTCCGAGGAATTCGTTGCCCTGCTTGCTGCCCATCCACTCCAGTACCTGCCGTACCGCGCCTGGATGCTTGGTCGCCGAATTTGCCGCAGCGGCAATCCCATTGGTGACGCTCACTCGGCCCTTGGGCCCTTCGGACAGCATCACCACGCCCCAGCGAAACGGTGCCTGGTTGGCAACGGCCGCCAAGTTGAAGGTGCCGGACTGGAACAACGCCATCCTGCCCTGCAGGAACGTGTTGCGGGAGAAGTCACCGTTGCTGTTGGTGACCGAGGCCGGCGGCGCGACGTGGTCGGTGTTGATCAACCCGACCAGGTAGGTGAACGCCTCGACCGCTTGCGGATTGTCGAATGCGAACTGGTCCCCGACAGTGAACACACCCCCGGCCGACCCGATGTAGTTCAGGTAAATACCCTGCATGTCGTTGGCTGCGTTATAGCCCCACTGGTGGATTCGGGTTGGATCGAACCCGTCGGTGTTGGCGGTGCGCCCGTCGTCGTCGACGGTGAGCCGGGTCAACAGTGGGCGGAGCGTGTCGTCGGGCCCGTTCGACCAACGCAGCGTGAGCAATTCGGTGAGGTCGACCCCGTCCGCTTCGAGCAGATCCGCGTTGAAGAACACGGCGATGCCGGCGTCGGTCAACTGCGGTACTCCCCACAGCGCACCGTTTCGGGTGAATTGGCTGACCACCGACGGCTCCCAGGCGCGGGCAGCATTGGGGCCCAACGTCTTCCCGATGTCCAGCAACCGACCGCTGTCGGCGTAACCGGCGAAGTAGGCGTTGGAGAGCCAGAAGATGTCGTCGGCGCCGCCGCCGGCCACGTCGGTGCGCAACGTGTCGAAGTACGACGAGAACGCCACGGTGTTGACGCGCACCTCGATGTCAGGGTGCTCACGGCTGAACTCGGCGAATGATTCCCGGTACGCCGCGGCGGCCTGTTGATCCCACAGGCGCACGGTCACCACGGTGCGCCCCGACGGTTCGGTGTCGTGGCCCAGAAGCATGGCCAGCCCCAGCAGTACCGCCATGGTCAGCGCCAGGCCCGCGGCTGCCAGCGTCGAGAACCGGGGCGTCATTTGATTCCTGTGACGACGATCGAACGGGCGATGTTGCGTGACAGCGCGACGAAAAGCACCAGCAACGGCACGATCGCTACCGTCGTCGCGGCCATCACCAGTGTCCATTGCGCGTTGTACTGCGTCTGCAGGCCCGCGGTGGCGACCGTCAGCACCTGCCACTTGCTTCCGCTGGTGATCACCAACGGCCACAGGAAGTTGTTCCATTGCGTCACCACGGTGATGAGCCCGAGGGTCACCAGGATCGGCCGGCTGACCGGCACCACGACGTGGGTGATCACGTCCAGAGTGTTGGCGCCATCGAGACGGGCCGCACTGATCAGGTCGCCCGGGATGGACCGGAAGTACTCCCGTAGCAGGAAGATCGCGTACGGCGAGCCGAACACGAAAGGCAGCACCAGCGCCCAGAACGTGTTGCGTAGCCCGGCTTCGGCCATCATCAGATACAGCGGTATCACCGTCACCGTGGCCGGCACCATCAATGTGGCGATGTACACCCAGAACAACGTGTCGCGTCCCGGAAACTCCAGCCGGGCAAAGGCATAGGCAGCCAACACGGAGAACACCAACTGTCCGAGCAGGATGATGGCGGTCATCAAAGCCGTCACGACGATGGCCCGGCCGAAACCTGCGTCGGCCAGCCCCAGGTAGTTCTGAAGGGTTGGCGGTTTCGGCAGTGACATGGGTGAGTCAGTGTTGAACTGCTGTGCCGAGGTGAACGACGTGAGCAGCCCCAGTCCGAACGGCAGCAGCGTGATCACCGCGCCGAACACCAGCCCGGCGTAGATCGCGACGTTACGTGGGTTCATAGCTGATCCGGCGGCGAAAGTACAGATGCTGGACCACGGTGAAGCCGACCAGCAGGACGAAGAGCAGGATCGCCATCACCGACGCGCGCCCGATGGCGGCCGCGCCGAACGCCTCGGCGTAGATGCGATGCGCGACGAGATCGGTGCGCCCCTGCGGGCCGCCCGAGGTCAAGGCATAGACGGTGTCGAATACCTGGGCGGCACTGACGATTCCGGTGACCAGCACGAAGAACATCGTGGGCCGCAGCATCGGCAAGGTGATGTGGCGGAACCGTTGCCAGGAGTTCGCGCCGTCGGTACGGGCCGCATTGTGCACGTCCTCGGGGATGTTGAGGATCCCGGCCAGGAAGAACAGCGTGACATATCCGACGTTGGTCCAGATCACCACTGCCGACACCAGCGGCAGTGCCAGGCCCGGATCGGTGAGCCAGTCGATCTGATGGCCCAGCACCGTGCTGACCGCGCCGTCGGTGGGTGCCAGGATCCAGCGCCACAACACCGCAATGGCCAGCGGTGCGCAGATCCACGGCAGTACGTATACGGTGCGGAAGAAGCCACTCCCGGGCAGACCCCGAGCCAGTAGCGCTGCCGCAACCAGTCCCAACCCGGTTTGAGTCGGTACCACCAATAGCACGAACAACAGCGTGACCAGCAGTGACGTCGCGAACGACGAATCGGTGAGCACGTCCGTCCAATTGTCCAGCCCTACATAGCTGATCGGGCCCAACAAATCCCACCGATGCAGGCTGAGCCAGGCCACCACCAGCATCGGCAGCAACAGGAACGTGACGACGCCGAACAGGCTGGGTCCGACGAGCGCGTAGCCCAGTGCGGTGTCCCGGACACGCGATGTGGCCATTGAGCCATTAAAGCGGGTTGCGATTTCGGGTGACAGGCAGGCGGTCGTCCACCGGATGCCCACAGCATTCCGGTTGCTGGTCAGTCTGGAGCGCAGCGGGTTGGTCCGCGCCTTATGGTCGGATTCTGCCGAGTGGCGGCATCGCCACCACAGTCATGCGGCGAGTGAGTATGACGCCGGAAACAGTTGTGCGACCAGGGGTTCCGCACGGAACGGCCGCCAGTCGTCCACCGACACAGCGAGCCGGTCAAGGATGACGTGGACAACGGTGGCGTTCGCACCCAGCCCGAAATGAGAACCGAAGACCTCGACATTTTCGGCGTGCGGTCCGTCATCCACACAGGCCGTCTTCCATTGCACGATTCCGTCTGACTTGGAAAATATGGAGGTGATCGGCTGGAGAGGATTCTCGTGGTGCGTGCGCCACCGGTCTGACGAATATGACGGCGAGTGCTTGGCTTCGAAGAGGTCATGAATTTCGGCACCCGAAGACTGTCGCTGGGGGATCGTGTTGACCGGTGACCCCATGGTGATCACTCGGTCGACGAGATGCGGCCGCAACATGGCGAGTTCACGCGCAAACAAACCGCCCAGGCTCCAACCGACGATCGGTATCGGGCCGCCCTGCCGATTGGCGAGATCCTCCAGTCTCATCACAATGCCCTCGATGGCCGCGCGTGTCGGGCCGATGTTTCGGCCGAGCCGCCAGCCATGGGACCGATAGCCGGCCAGATCAATCGTCTTGCGCATCAATCGTGTGGACAGGTCGTCGGACATCAGGCCAGGAATCACGAGCACGTGTCGGCCTTGCCCTTCGCCGGCGTGCGCCATACCCAATGCGGGGATTGCACCGACGAATGCCATGTGCTCCGCCACGGCCCGATAGGGCTCCGCCAGATAGTGATACAGACTCGGCGTCTCTACTGCTACTCGATCACTCATGGTCGCGTTTCGCCCCTTCGTGTCGGTGCCGGCCGTATGGCGGTGGTGTGAACGGCAGTCGACTCGACAGTAGAGGTGGATCGACATGTGCGGGTGCGGTTTTGCGATGTCTATGTCGTGATCGAACTCAGTCTGCCCGCAGCGTTGTGTTCTGGGCGTGCACGGGCGTGTTCATTACAGAATTGCCAAGTGGGATTCGGTGTTCGGCGTAGCGAGGTCTGCCACCGGCGTGGCTTGTAGCAAGGAGAACCCGCCACCAACGAGTGGTGGCGGGTTCTCGTCGGCCAAAGAATGGCCAGCCGCCGTTGAGCGGGATTCTTACTTGGCAGCAGCAGCAGCCGGCTTGGCCGCAGCAGCAGCAGCTGGCTTGGCGACAGCAGCAGCCGGCTTGGCAGCGGTCTCGGTCTCGGTCAGGCTGGACTTCTCGATCACGGCCAGGGCGAAGTCGCGCTGCGCGGCGAGCAGGCGCTGGGCGATCGCGTAGTTGGCCTCCACAACCTCCTTGGGGCTGGGCAGGCTCGGCACCTCGCCGACGGAGATAGCCGGGAAGGTCGACAGGGCCTTCAGGCTCTCCTCGAGGTCCGGCAGTACGGTCTTCGCGCGCTCCAGCGATGCAATCCACTGGTCGGTGAGATGGTTTGCGATCTCGGTGTAGTCAGACATTTGGTTCTCCTTGTGTGGTATGGGGGTCCGCTGGGCGTGACCATCGATTTGTAGAGCTGCAGAAGCAACGAACTCTGCTCGTCGGTCAACAACCGTCGGCGCAAATCACAGCTTCCACCGCGTCACTCTTGTCGTCGGGTTCAACCGTCGGCAGCCGGCCGTCGCCGATTCAGGTTTGTCACACCGACACTGCGTACTATACAAAGCATTTGCATTATTTGCAACGCGATCGGGTGATCGGCTTGGGAATGGGAGTGAATCCGCTGTTGGGGTCGGCTTGCGGAGGAGGGGTCGCAGGCAACTGGCAATACCTAGAGTCGATTGTTGCCCAATGTGTTTCGAATGATCTCATTGACGACCTCCGGCTGCTCGATCCAGCAGAGGTGCCCCGCGCCGTCGAGTGTGACGACGGAGGCCTGGGGAAGCCGGCGCGCGAGATGAGCCGCGTTTTTGTACGGCAGCACGCGGTCGGCAGTGCCGTGCACGATCACCGCGGGCTGGCTGATCGGTCCTCGTTGCAATCCACGATTCAGATATGAGGCACATGCCTGGTACTGCGACCGCCAGCAGTCGACCGGCGTACTGGCCTGCATCCGTAGCTCCAGCAACTCGTTGAACTGCTCGGGATGTGCGTCAACCCATCCCGGCGCGAATGACAGTGGCATGGTCGCGCGAGCGAATCCCTCCGAGCCCAGAGACGCCGCGGAAGTCCAGGCATTTCGTATGGCCAATGGCACCGGATGTGAACCCACACCACCACTGGTGGTCGCTACCAGTACCAACGATGACACCGCTTCCGGATGACGCAGAGCGAGTGTCATGGCGATGTAACCGCCCATCGACGTCCCCACAATGTGCGCCGGACCCGCCGCGCATTGCCGTAGCACGTGGTAGGCATCGTCGGCCATCTGGGCAATGGAATACGGACCAGCGGGCTTGCCGGAACGTCCCGTACCCCGGTTGTCCATCAGCAGTACCCGAGCGACCTGGGAGAGTGGTTCGACCTGGTAGTGAAATGACCACGAGGCGTATCCGATGCCGGGGATGCACAGAATGTCTTCGCCGCTACCGGATTCGGAGACGAACAGACTTGTTCCGTCGGCTGCTACGGCTTCGCGATTGCGGATGTCGACTCTCACGGACGGTCACCCCTGGTGGGCGACGACTCGGTCATCGCCAGCACGGCTCCGTGCAGAGATTCGGTCGAATAGCGACATGTATTGCGCCCCAACACTATTGACTTAGTAAGAATTTGTCGGTATGTCATCGCGTTGCCTTCTTTCTCGCTGCGGTCTCTGGGCTGGCTGCGATGTAGGTGTCGCCGACGTCTGGACAAGCTGGACGTGCGCGGTGGCCGGTGCTGACGCCCCGTTCCGGCCGGCTGGCGTCGGCCATCCTTTCCTGGAACTTTAATGTCCCGCCGGTACACAGATTCATTGCTCCGATGCGGTTGATCGTCTCTTCGACCGTGGTAGCGGCGAAGTGTGCTGGCGACTCACTGGCTGTCATTTTAGGAAGTCCCTGACGGCTCGATATTAAAGGGTTACGCACTGAACGAGTCGCCGACGCTACTCCGTAGGACAATGAGTCTGCAGAGTCTCGGTAATGCTGTTGTTAGTTCGAGATCTGAGGCGACACGGTGCTGGTCGAGCGCTGCTTGAGCGGACTCCCGCGCGGCTTTGATGTAAGCGGCGCTAATATCCTGGATGAACTACGCATGAGCGGAAGCAAGAGTCGATACCCAGTCCAATTGGCTGGCTCCCGCGACCGTTTCCTGCGTCTCTTCCGCCGCCGCGGCGTCCATTACCGAAACGCACTGGGCCCTTGTGGGTTTCGTCGACTGGACAGGTCCGGGGCTGCCACCCGAGGCTAAGCCGAATACCCACTCGGGGACATCCCGGCCGGGCCTGGGCGTGGAACTCGACATGGAACGTGTCAAAGCCGCCCACGAGCTGTATATGCGCGAAGGCCTCGGCAGCCGCGACGACTCCATCGGCATGCAATACCTGATCCCGGGGTGGACGTTCGACCCGAAATGGCCCACACTCACCAGGTCGTGAGTTACGAATGGCTGCGGTCGCGATGCCGATCCTGAGGCGGGTTCGATCACGGTCGGGTTCGCCGGTGTCGAGGCCTTCACAAATCCGTTCGGGGAGGTGTTGGGCGGCTTTCTGTCTGCGATGCTCTACGACACCGTCGGGCCCGCGTTGCTGGCGACGCTGTCAGCCGGGCAGTTCATCGAGACCCTGGAACTTCACACGACTTTCGTGCGTCCGGCAACGACGGGACAGCTGATCGGCCATGGTCGGGTCGTGGCGGTGAGGGCGATGGTCGCCGAGCTTGACGGTACGCTTCAGGACTCCGCGGGAGAGGTTGCCGCCACCGCAACCATGCGGATGGTCGAACGCGCCTGAGCCCACGCCACTCGTTCCGGCACTACCATGGGGCATGGAACGGATGCCATCATGACCGACCAGACCGATTTGAGTGAGCAGGAAAAACAGGCTGCGCTCGACCTCAACCAGCTCAGACAGCTCGTGGGCTTGGTCGAGTACGACCAGAGCCATGATCCCTTCCCCGTCAACGGCTGGGACGCCATCGTTTTCGTAGTCGGCAATGCCACTCAGGCTGCCAGTTACTACCAGTCCACCTGGGGCATGGAGTTGGTTGCCTACTCGGGACCGGAGAACGGCAACCGGGACCACAAGGCGTTCGTGTTGCGGTCAGGCTCCATCCGTTTTGTCCTCAAGGGCGCGGTCAGTCCCGACAGCCCGCTGGTGGCCCACCACGCCAAGCACGGTGATGGCGTCCTCGATATCGCACTTGAGGTTCCTGACGTCGACAAGTGCGTCAGCCAGGCCCGGCGAGCCGGCGCGACGGTGTGCGAGGAACCGCACGATATGTCCGACGAACATGGCACCGTGCGGGTTGCGGCCATCGCGGCGTACGGGGAAACCCGGCACACCCTCGTCCAGCGCGAGGTGAACGGCGTTCGGTACGACGGTCCCTACCTGCCGGGATACCACGCGGCGACGGGCACTTACGTCGGGCGTGACGGTACGTCCGGGCGGCTTTTCCAGGCGCTGGACCACATCGTCGGCAATGTCGAGTTGGGCAAGATGGACGAGTGGGTCGACTTCTACCACCGGGTCATGGGTTTTGTGAACATGGCCGAGTTCATCGGCGATGACATCGCCACCGACTATTCGGCGCTGATGTCTAAAGTCGTCGCCAACGGCAACCACCGCGTCAAGTTCCCGCTCAACGAACCCGCTGTCGCCAAGCGCAAGTCCCAGATCGACGAGTACCTCGAGTTCTATCGCGGCCCCGGGGCGCAGCACCTCGCGTTGGCGACCGACGACATCGTGCGCAGCGTCGACGAGTTACGCGGCAGGGGTGTGCAATTCCTCGATACTCCCGACGCTTACTACGAGGACCCGGAACTGCGTGCCCGCATCGGCGAAGTCCGGGTACCCGTGGACGAACTGCACAAACGCGGCATCCTCGTCGACCGGGACGAGGACGGGTACCTGTTGCAGATCTTCACCAAGCCGCTGGGGGACCGGCCGACTGTCTTCTTCGAGCTCATCGAGCGGCACGGGTCACTGGGCTTCGGGAAGGGCAACTTCAAGGCCCTGTTCGAGTCGATCGAGCGCGAGCAGGAAAAGCGCGGCAACCTCTGATGACCGACTACTTGTCCGGTTTTGGCAACAGCTTCGAAAGCGAGGCACTGCCGGGCGCACTACCGGTCGGCCGCAACTCGCCGCAGCGCTGCGCCTACGGGCTCTATGCCGAGCAGCTCAGCGGTTCACCGTTCACCGCGCCCCGCGCCCACAACGAGCGGTCCTGGCTGTATCGGATCCGGCCCAGCGTGGCCCACTCAGGCCGGTTCACGGCCGTGACCACCGAGCCTGGCAGCCCCACCGGGGGAGTTGCCCACTGGCGTTCCGCGCCGGATGACGCTCCACCCGTCCCCATCGCCCAAATGCGTTGGAACGCATTACCAATACCCGACGAAGACACGACGTTCATCACCGGCATTCGCACGATCACCACCGGCGGCGATGCCGGCACACGCACCGGTTTCGCCTGCAGTGTCTACACCGTCACCGCCTCGATGGTGGACAGCTGCTTCTACAACGGCGATGCCGAGATGCTCTTCGTTCTGGAACACGGGAATGTCCGGTTCTGGACCGAATTCGGCATCATCGATGCTGAGCCCTGCGAGATCGTCGTCATTCCGCGAGGGGTGAAACTGTGTGTCGAGGTGCTCGGCGGACCTGCCCGGGGCTACCTGTGCGAAAACTACGGCGGAGCGTTCACTCTCCCCGAACGAGGGCCGATCGGCGCGAACTGCCTGGCGAATTCCCGCGATTTCCTCACCCCCGTCGCGGCGTACGAGGATCGCGACGTCCCGTCCACCCTGTATGTCAAATGGGGCGGCACGCTGTGGCAGACCGAGCTGAATCATTCCCCGCTCGATGTTGTTGCCTGGCACGGGAATTACGCACCGTACAAGTACGACATGCGGCGGTTCTCGCCGGTCGGTCCAGTGCTGTTCGATCACGCCGACCCGTCCATCTTCACCGTCCTGACCTCGCAGAGCGAGACACCGGGAACCGCCAATGTCGACTTCGTGTGCTTCCCCGAGCGGTGGATGGTCGCCGAGGACACTTTCCGGCCGCCGTGGTATCACATGAACGTCATGAGTGAGTTCATGGGGCTCATTCGCGGTGTGTACGACGCCAAACCGGATGGCTTCGTGCCGGGCGGCTTCAGCCTGCACAACGGCATGATGCCGCATGGCCCCGATGCGCAGGCCTTCGAAGCCGCCAGCACCGTGGCGCTGAAACCTGTGAAACAGGAGAACACGCTGGCCTTCATGTTCGAAACCCGGTTCCCCCAAAAGGTTACGCGTTACGCGGCGGATGTTCCGGAACGGCAGCTGGACTACGCGCACTGCTGGAGCGGTCTGGTCAAACGATTCGACCCGAGCCGGCCGTGACGCCGCCGAGTTCCACACTCGATTTCACGCACGATCCGAACCGCCGCAGCTGGGTTGTCTCCGCGGGACCCGACAGTGGTTTTCCCCTGCAGAACCTCCCTTTCGGAGTGGTGGCCGGTACGGCCGAGGAACCACACGGTGTCGTCCGCATCGGCGACGCCGTGCTGTCCCTGCGTCAACTGGCGGAATCGGGGTTGCTCACCGA encodes:
- a CDS encoding alpha/beta fold hydrolase, whose protein sequence is MRVDIRNREAVAADGTSLFVSESGSGEDILCIPGIGYASWSFHYQVEPLSQVARVLLMDNRGTGRSGKPAGPYSIAQMADDAYHVLRQCAAGPAHIVGTSMGGYIAMTLALRHPEAVSSLVLVATTSGGVGSHPVPLAIRNAWTSAASLGSEGFARATMPLSFAPGWVDAHPEQFNELLELRMQASTPVDCWRSQYQACASYLNRGLQRGPISQPAVIVHGTADRVLPYKNAAHLARRLPQASVVTLDGAGHLCWIEQPEVVNEIIRNTLGNNRL
- the hmgA gene encoding homogentisate 1,2-dioxygenase; translation: MTDYLSGFGNSFESEALPGALPVGRNSPQRCAYGLYAEQLSGSPFTAPRAHNERSWLYRIRPSVAHSGRFTAVTTEPGSPTGGVAHWRSAPDDAPPVPIAQMRWNALPIPDEDTTFITGIRTITTGGDAGTRTGFACSVYTVTASMVDSCFYNGDAEMLFVLEHGNVRFWTEFGIIDAEPCEIVVIPRGVKLCVEVLGGPARGYLCENYGGAFTLPERGPIGANCLANSRDFLTPVAAYEDRDVPSTLYVKWGGTLWQTELNHSPLDVVAWHGNYAPYKYDMRRFSPVGPVLFDHADPSIFTVLTSQSETPGTANVDFVCFPERWMVAEDTFRPPWYHMNVMSEFMGLIRGVYDAKPDGFVPGGFSLHNGMMPHGPDAQAFEAASTVALKPVKQENTLAFMFETRFPQKVTRYAADVPERQLDYAHCWSGLVKRFDPSRP
- a CDS encoding PaaI family thioesterase produces the protein MTVGFAGVEAFTNPFGEVLGGFLSAMLYDTVGPALLATLSAGQFIETLELHTTFVRPATTGQLIGHGRVVAVRAMVAELDGTLQDSAGEVAATATMRMVERA
- a CDS encoding glucarate dehydratase; the protein is MERVKAAHELYMREGLGSRDDSIGMQYLIPGWTFDPKWPTLTRS
- the hppD gene encoding 4-hydroxyphenylpyruvate dioxygenase → MTDQTDLSEQEKQAALDLNQLRQLVGLVEYDQSHDPFPVNGWDAIVFVVGNATQAASYYQSTWGMELVAYSGPENGNRDHKAFVLRSGSIRFVLKGAVSPDSPLVAHHAKHGDGVLDIALEVPDVDKCVSQARRAGATVCEEPHDMSDEHGTVRVAAIAAYGETRHTLVQREVNGVRYDGPYLPGYHAATGTYVGRDGTSGRLFQALDHIVGNVELGKMDEWVDFYHRVMGFVNMAEFIGDDIATDYSALMSKVVANGNHRVKFPLNEPAVAKRKSQIDEYLEFYRGPGAQHLALATDDIVRSVDELRGRGVQFLDTPDAYYEDPELRARIGEVRVPVDELHKRGILVDRDEDGYLLQIFTKPLGDRPTVFFELIERHGSLGFGKGNFKALFESIEREQEKRGNL